One genomic segment of Candidatus Thermodiscus eudorianus includes these proteins:
- a CDS encoding MBL fold metallo-hydrolase, which yields MSEEELNFKYARVRRNGAILLGRNVVADGFDTRLVRVVTHAHRDHTKALASSNRTSIYIIATPITFEFLKILGYNINDDKKLPLKYGKPVTIEEETIRLERARHIAGSAQVVVESRSYRVGYTGDFKMPGTKPLKDLDALVIDATYGSPRYQRRWSDWEALDALISLIDDKIRHGPVWIYGFNGKLQEIMLELRRRGIEYPFLAEPLALEMAKISSAEYRVPLGDIRPYTGGIVDESALVFVHESKRNGKMRLPGVHVRLTGWEVRSMIRQISPNHYNVSFSDHATFREIIEYVVEASPKIVIVDAYRGRDSWYTARYIERRLGIRATYMPVRPR from the coding sequence ATGAGCGAAGAGGAACTTAACTTCAAGTATGCTAGGGTAAGAAGGAACGGGGCAATACTGCTTGGCAGAAACGTTGTAGCCGACGGATTCGATACAAGGCTAGTTAGGGTTGTAACACACGCGCATAGAGACCATACGAAAGCCCTAGCCTCAAGCAATAGGACGAGCATCTACATAATAGCGACTCCCATTACATTTGAATTCCTCAAAATATTAGGATACAATATAAACGATGATAAGAAGCTACCCCTCAAGTACGGAAAACCAGTCACGATCGAGGAGGAGACAATTAGGCTTGAGCGGGCCAGGCATATAGCTGGAAGCGCACAAGTAGTTGTGGAATCAAGGAGTTATAGAGTAGGTTATACCGGAGATTTCAAGATGCCGGGGACAAAACCTCTCAAGGACCTTGACGCCCTGGTCATCGACGCGACCTATGGAAGCCCCCGATACCAGAGACGCTGGAGCGATTGGGAAGCGCTAGACGCGTTGATATCGCTGATCGACGATAAAATACGCCATGGGCCAGTATGGATATATGGATTCAACGGGAAACTCCAAGAGATAATGTTAGAGCTACGGCGTAGAGGAATCGAGTATCCATTCCTAGCCGAACCCCTCGCCTTAGAAATGGCCAAGATATCCTCAGCAGAATATAGAGTGCCTTTAGGCGATATACGGCCCTATACAGGAGGGATTGTAGATGAGAGTGCCTTGGTCTTTGTCCACGAATCTAAGAGAAACGGTAAGATGAGGCTACCTGGAGTACACGTGAGGCTGACTGGATGGGAGGTTAGATCGATGATAAGACAGATCTCACCTAACCACTACAATGTATCCTTCAGCGATCATGCAACCTTCAGAGAGATTATTGAGTATGTAGTCGAGGCTAGCCCAAAAATAGTTATTGTTGATGCATATAGGGGAAGGGATTCATGGTATACGGCTAGATACATCGAGAGAAGGCTAGGGATACGGGCAACTTACATGCCGGTGAGGCCGCGTTGA
- the ppa gene encoding inorganic diphosphatase, which translates to MGCLDNLGPGDKAPDIVNAVIEIPMGSSVKYEFDKDNCLVKVDRFLYTSMVYPFNYGFVPGTLEEDGDPVDILVISREPVVPGSLIEVVPIALLVMEDEEGIDNKVVAVPKAKLDPLYASYKDVDDIPQHLKDKIKHFFEHYKELEPGKWVKVRDWKSAQTARERINEAIERYKKKG; encoded by the coding sequence ATGGGATGCTTGGACAACCTAGGTCCTGGCGACAAGGCTCCTGATATAGTGAATGCGGTAATCGAAATACCTATGGGTAGCAGCGTAAAATACGAGTTCGACAAGGATAATTGCCTCGTCAAAGTTGATAGATTCCTCTATACGAGCATGGTATATCCCTTCAACTATGGATTCGTGCCCGGAACCCTAGAGGAAGACGGGGACCCGGTTGATATACTTGTGATCAGCAGAGAACCGGTCGTGCCCGGTAGCTTAATCGAGGTGGTCCCAATAGCTCTACTGGTTATGGAGGATGAAGAGGGAATCGATAATAAGGTAGTTGCTGTACCTAAAGCTAAGCTAGACCCCCTCTACGCATCGTATAAGGACGTAGATGACATACCTCAACATCTAAAAGATAAAATAAAGCATTTCTTCGAGCATTATAAAGAGCTTGAACCCGGGAAGTGGGTCAAGGTAAGGGATTGGAAGAGTGCCCAGACAGCTCGCGAGAGGATAAACGAGGCTATAGAGCGGTACAAGAAGAAGGGATAG
- the rpl7ae gene encoding 50S ribosomal protein L7Ae, which produces MSKPFYVKFEVPEDLALKVYEAVEKARTTGKIKKGTNETTKACERGIAKLVIIAEDVDPPEIVAHLPILCDEKKIPYVYVPSKKKLGEAAGIEVQAASAAIIDPGEAEALVKEIVESVKELRAKAGV; this is translated from the coding sequence ATGAGTAAGCCGTTTTACGTGAAGTTCGAGGTCCCAGAGGATCTAGCTCTAAAGGTGTATGAGGCTGTCGAAAAGGCCAGGACGACTGGCAAGATAAAGAAGGGTACCAACGAAACAACTAAAGCCTGCGAGAGAGGCATTGCGAAGCTAGTAATAATAGCCGAAGACGTAGACCCCCCAGAGATAGTCGCTCACCTGCCAATACTATGTGACGAGAAGAAGATTCCATACGTATACGTGCCAAGCAAGAAGAAACTCGGAGAAGCAGCCGGGATAGAGGTCCAGGCAGCCTCAGCAGCTATAATAGACCCGGGAGAAGCGGAGGCTCTCGTAAAGGAGATCGTCGAGAGTGTAAAGGAGCTAAGGGCTAAGGCCGGGGTCTAG
- a CDS encoding 30S ribosomal protein S13 codes for MALEGRQFRYIVRIAGTDIDGKLKLPYGLSEIKGIGYTTALAIIRFLGLDPHMRTGFLTDEEVKKIEDVVKDLAKLGLPSWLYNRRKDYETGMDTHLIGPDLIFHARRDIEREIRIGSWRGVRHRLGLKVRGQRTGTTGRLGMTVGVRKKR; via the coding sequence GTGGCTCTAGAGGGTAGGCAGTTCAGATACATAGTCAGGATAGCGGGCACCGATATCGACGGGAAACTCAAGCTTCCTTACGGTCTCTCCGAGATTAAAGGTATCGGTTATACGACGGCCTTAGCGATAATCCGCTTCCTGGGTCTAGACCCCCATATGAGGACAGGGTTCTTGACGGATGAGGAGGTGAAAAAGATAGAAGACGTGGTTAAAGACCTGGCGAAACTTGGCCTACCTAGTTGGCTGTATAATAGAAGGAAGGATTACGAGACAGGTATGGATACCCATCTAATAGGTCCAGACCTCATTTTCCATGCACGTAGGGATATCGAAAGAGAGATAAGGATCGGCAGCTGGAGGGGCGTGAGGCACAGGCTAGGATTAAAGGTCAGGGGCCAGAGAACAGGGACAACTGGCAGGTTGGGTATGACTGTTGGCGTCAGAAAGAAGAGGTAA
- a CDS encoding 30S ribosomal protein S4 → MGDPRKPRKKWIGPKHPWIKDRLLAEIELVGKYGLKNKKELWIAGTLARKLRHRARQLLALPEDIRRDQMRALLDRLYAMGLVEKDAALDDILGLTAADVLERRLQTIVYKKGLARTIYQARQLIVHGHISIGGRRVTSPGYLVGRDEEALVDYTPGSPFKEKVEEEK, encoded by the coding sequence ATGGGCGACCCTAGAAAGCCTAGGAAGAAATGGATAGGCCCGAAGCACCCTTGGATTAAGGATAGGCTGTTGGCTGAAATCGAGCTCGTAGGAAAATACGGGTTGAAGAACAAGAAGGAGCTGTGGATCGCTGGCACTCTGGCCCGTAAACTAAGGCATAGAGCCCGTCAACTACTAGCCCTGCCAGAGGACATTAGAAGAGACCAGATGAGAGCGTTGCTGGATAGGCTCTATGCTATGGGCTTAGTTGAGAAAGATGCCGCGCTCGACGATATTCTTGGCCTCACCGCTGCGGACGTGTTGGAGAGGAGGCTCCAGACTATAGTGTACAAGAAGGGTCTAGCTAGGACAATATACCAGGCTCGTCAACTAATAGTCCACGGCCACATATCCATAGGCGGTAGGAGAGTGACGTCTCCAGGCTACCTGGTTGGAAGAGATGAGGAGGCTCTAGTCGACTACACGCCGGGGAGCCCCTTTAAAGAGAAGGTAGAAGAGGAAAAGTAG
- a CDS encoding 30S ribosomal protein S11 — protein sequence MAFPMRELKWGVAHIYSSFNNTIVHITDLTGAETVARVSGGMVVRADREKPSPYAAMIAASRAAQQAMARGIVAVHIKVRAPGGHGPKTPGPGAQAAIRALARAGFIIGRIEDVTPIPHDTTRRPGGRRGRRV from the coding sequence ATGGCGTTCCCTATGAGGGAGTTGAAATGGGGCGTCGCCCACATCTATAGTAGCTTCAACAATACAATAGTTCATATCACAGACTTAACTGGAGCTGAAACGGTAGCCAGAGTATCCGGTGGGATGGTTGTTAGGGCCGACAGGGAGAAGCCATCGCCTTATGCAGCCATGATAGCAGCTAGCAGGGCCGCACAACAGGCTATGGCCAGAGGTATTGTAGCTGTCCACATTAAGGTTAGGGCCCCGGGAGGCCATGGACCAAAGACTCCGGGTCCGGGCGCTCAAGCTGCGATTAGAGCGCTCGCACGAGCAGGGTTCATTATCGGCAGGATCGAAGACGTAACACCCATTCCACACGACACCACTAGGAGGCCAGGCGGTAGGAGAGGCAGGAGGGTCTAG
- a CDS encoding DNA-directed RNA polymerase subunit D codes for MNRDSKRSVNVVKYSDKEIQLLFTEYPVVLVNALRRLSLSDVPSLAVDFVYVYDNSSSVFDEILAHRLGMLVFESDEALDKLGSPEACKDSNEEDEKCYVKLVLNTGVDEGEKQGRFVTASEISVNSNFTRILYPETPLLYLIPGQRVHVVAYARLGRGKEHAKWSPASAATLQYMPRISFNGKKASEKCLKCLEAYPEVVEKLKEGGEGTIEIMENINTSGLVYCADTDCSGAIEVEYDESRLILTIESTGALKPERIVLESVKALEARARRLIERLEEVEGEAS; via the coding sequence GTGAATCGAGACTCGAAGAGGAGCGTGAACGTCGTTAAATATAGCGACAAAGAGATACAACTACTCTTCACGGAGTACCCCGTCGTCTTAGTTAATGCACTACGCAGGTTATCTCTATCCGACGTGCCATCCCTGGCTGTAGACTTCGTGTACGTGTACGATAATAGTTCCAGTGTCTTCGACGAGATACTGGCACACAGGCTAGGCATGCTTGTGTTTGAGAGTGACGAAGCCTTGGACAAACTAGGATCGCCCGAGGCGTGCAAGGATTCTAACGAGGAAGACGAGAAGTGTTATGTAAAGCTCGTGCTCAATACAGGTGTGGACGAGGGAGAGAAGCAGGGCCGTTTCGTAACAGCCAGTGAGATCTCTGTAAATTCTAATTTTACAAGGATACTTTATCCCGAGACGCCACTTCTATATCTGATACCGGGGCAAAGGGTGCATGTCGTAGCATATGCTCGACTGGGACGAGGCAAGGAGCATGCCAAGTGGAGCCCTGCATCGGCGGCCACGCTCCAATACATGCCTAGGATCAGTTTCAATGGGAAGAAAGCTTCAGAGAAGTGCCTAAAGTGCCTCGAAGCATATCCAGAGGTAGTCGAGAAGTTAAAGGAGGGCGGTGAAGGGACTATCGAAATAATGGAGAACATAAACACAAGCGGGCTCGTGTATTGCGCTGACACGGATTGTTCTGGAGCAATAGAGGTGGAGTACGACGAGTCGAGGCTTATTCTAACAATAGAGAGTACCGGGGCCCTTAAACCGGAGCGAATAGTTTTAGAGTCCGTTAAAGCCCTAGAGGCAAGGGCGAGAAGACTGATAGAAAGACTAGAGGAGGTGGAAGGTGAGGCATCGTGA
- a CDS encoding 50S ribosomal protein L18e: MKRTGPTNIVIRKLIDDLKKAAKSDNAPVWASIAELLARPTRRRAEVNLSKINRYANEGEVIIVPGKVLGGGFLEKKVTIAAIAFSETALEKIKASGSRALTIKDLLKENRKASNIRIIT, translated from the coding sequence GTGAAGAGGACCGGGCCGACCAATATAGTTATAAGAAAGCTAATAGATGATCTAAAGAAAGCGGCGAAATCCGATAACGCCCCGGTATGGGCTTCTATAGCCGAGCTCCTAGCCAGGCCTACACGTAGAAGAGCCGAGGTGAACCTGTCTAAGATAAACCGTTATGCGAATGAAGGGGAAGTAATCATCGTCCCCGGGAAGGTTCTAGGGGGCGGGTTCTTGGAGAAGAAGGTTACGATCGCGGCGATTGCCTTCTCAGAGACCGCCTTGGAGAAGATAAAGGCGTCTGGCTCCAGAGCCTTAACTATAAAAGACCTGTTAAAAGAGAACAGGAAGGCTTCAAATATTAGGATTATAACGTAG
- the rplM gene encoding 50S ribosomal protein L13: MEKAVEKKEIVIDGSGHILGRLASIVAKKLLEGNKVIVVNVEKVVVSGRPSEVIKAYKRTILSVRSHHAHRLRPKRPRSPVNLFKDTVWGMLPKHNKRGREALKRLRAYVGVPEDLKSRELVRFKEASSARLSRWYVELGRIAKELGWKGEAD; this comes from the coding sequence GTGGAGAAGGCAGTTGAGAAAAAGGAGATAGTGATCGACGGATCGGGTCACATACTGGGTAGACTAGCCAGTATAGTTGCCAAGAAACTCCTAGAGGGGAACAAGGTCATAGTTGTGAACGTAGAGAAGGTTGTAGTCAGTGGAAGGCCCAGCGAGGTAATCAAGGCGTATAAGAGGACAATACTCTCTGTACGAAGCCACCACGCACACCGGCTAAGGCCCAAGAGGCCCAGATCTCCTGTAAACCTCTTTAAAGACACAGTCTGGGGGATGCTACCAAAGCATAACAAGCGCGGTAGAGAAGCCTTAAAACGGTTGAGAGCATACGTCGGGGTTCCAGAGGATTTAAAGTCCAGGGAGCTAGTCAGGTTTAAGGAAGCCAGCTCCGCCAGACTATCCAGATGGTATGTGGAGCTGGGTAGAATAGCAAAGGAGCTGGGCTGGAAGGGTGAAGCGGATTGA
- a CDS encoding 30S ribosomal protein S9, whose protein sequence is MKGKIVVSTGKRKRAIARAIIRPGKGRVWINNVPIEFVTPELARAKMLEPLLLAGRGIRSLVDIRVSVEGGGFMGQADAVRTAIARGLLEYFKCEGEIGEECERLNKLNEKLRQIFEEHDRAMLAGDPRRTEPEKYMRYSARRRWQKSYR, encoded by the coding sequence TTGAAGGGCAAGATAGTCGTATCAACGGGGAAGAGGAAGAGGGCTATCGCCAGGGCTATAATCAGGCCCGGCAAAGGGAGAGTTTGGATAAACAACGTCCCGATCGAGTTTGTAACCCCGGAACTGGCTAGGGCCAAGATGCTGGAGCCCTTGCTCCTAGCGGGTAGAGGGATAAGATCCCTGGTTGACATAAGGGTCAGTGTTGAGGGAGGCGGTTTCATGGGGCAAGCCGATGCCGTCAGAACAGCTATAGCTAGGGGCCTTCTAGAGTATTTCAAATGCGAGGGAGAGATAGGAGAGGAATGCGAGAGATTGAATAAGCTCAACGAGAAATTGAGGCAGATCTTCGAGGAGCATGATAGAGCAATGCTGGCTGGCGATCCAAGGCGGACTGAACCAGAGAAATACATGAGATATAGTGCTAGAAGGAGATGGCAGAAATCCTACAGGTGA
- a CDS encoding DNA-directed RNA polymerase subunit N: protein MLQPLRCFTCGAPLGHLWQPFVERVASGEDPEKVLDELGVKRYCCRRMLFTAVSFIDKVALFDSPRTRELRVKLYSVPVRGVGGGV, encoded by the coding sequence ATGTTACAGCCATTAAGATGTTTCACATGCGGGGCACCGCTAGGTCATCTCTGGCAGCCCTTTGTAGAGAGGGTTGCCTCGGGCGAGGATCCCGAGAAGGTTTTAGACGAGTTAGGCGTGAAGAGATACTGTTGCAGGAGGATGTTATTTACGGCGGTATCCTTCATAGACAAGGTTGCTTTGTTTGACTCGCCTCGTACGAGGGAGCTCAGAGTTAAACTCTACTCGGTCCCGGTAAGAGGAGTTGGTGGTGGGGTATGA
- the rpsB gene encoding 30S ribosomal protein S2, producing MSASTAKELLVPADLYRKAGVVFGTQICTKYMKRFTYKILPDGFYLLDVAKIDERLRIAANFLAKFPPEKIAVVSVRLYGQKPARMMCERVGCKAITGRVVPGIFTNPYLEYYMEPDVVLVTDPRTDKQAVVEASKIGVPVVAFADTDNRIENLDLIIPANNKGRRSLALLYWILTREILRNRGELGPTDSLDVDYEAFMASRIRR from the coding sequence ATGAGCGCCTCGACAGCGAAGGAGTTACTGGTCCCGGCGGACCTGTACCGTAAAGCCGGGGTCGTGTTCGGCACACAGATCTGTACGAAATACATGAAGAGATTCACGTACAAGATACTGCCCGACGGCTTCTACCTACTGGACGTCGCCAAAATAGATGAGAGGCTTAGGATTGCAGCTAACTTCCTAGCTAAGTTCCCTCCAGAGAAGATAGCCGTTGTATCAGTACGTCTATACGGGCAGAAACCAGCTAGGATGATGTGTGAAAGAGTAGGATGTAAGGCGATAACGGGAAGAGTGGTGCCAGGGATATTCACCAACCCTTACCTCGAATACTACATGGAGCCGGACGTGGTCTTAGTAACTGATCCTAGAACCGATAAGCAAGCGGTAGTTGAAGCGTCAAAGATAGGAGTACCGGTTGTTGCGTTTGCAGACACGGACAACAGGATTGAGAACCTCGACCTGATCATACCAGCCAACAACAAAGGAAGAAGGAGCCTGGCACTATTATACTGGATTCTAACTAGGGAGATCCTTAGAAACAGGGGCGAGCTAGGCCCCACAGATTCCTTAGATGTAGACTATGAGGCCTTCATGGCCAGTAGGATACGCAGGTAG
- the amrB gene encoding AmmeMemoRadiSam system protein B, with protein sequence MGSLTIRKPMHAGTFYPASKESLIKSIKDSFLHPIGPGRLPEKPSGDVVHSIGYVVPHAGYMYSGPVAAHAYLDLSTRRKPEAIVIAGPNHNGIGLGAAVYRGDAWETPLGTIPVDNDIGKLIVEYTQYYSFDNEAHVYEHSVEVQVPFIQYVYGGEVPIVPITIYIQTLDVARDLGKALARIRAENGVDIVFIASTDFNHYEPHDVTLRKDELAINAILNLDDAGLYRVIEEYNITMCGPAPTAALINYALHSNAAKPVLLKHATSGDVTGEKDWVVGYASIKVPLSS encoded by the coding sequence ATGGGGAGTTTGACGATTAGGAAGCCTATGCACGCGGGAACGTTCTATCCAGCAAGCAAGGAGTCATTGATTAAGTCGATCAAAGACTCGTTTCTACACCCTATAGGCCCCGGTAGGCTGCCAGAAAAGCCTAGTGGAGACGTTGTACACTCGATCGGCTATGTGGTACCCCATGCGGGCTACATGTATAGCGGTCCTGTCGCGGCTCACGCCTATCTAGACTTATCGACGAGGAGGAAGCCCGAGGCTATTGTGATAGCAGGTCCGAATCATAACGGTATAGGTTTGGGAGCTGCGGTCTATAGAGGCGATGCATGGGAGACTCCGCTAGGCACCATACCTGTCGACAATGATATCGGGAAGTTGATTGTGGAATACACGCAATATTATTCGTTTGATAACGAAGCCCATGTGTACGAGCACAGCGTAGAAGTCCAGGTTCCATTTATACAGTATGTTTACGGCGGTGAAGTTCCAATAGTCCCGATAACAATCTACATACAAACACTTGATGTCGCCCGGGATTTAGGGAAGGCACTAGCAAGAATCCGGGCTGAGAACGGCGTCGATATAGTCTTTATAGCGAGCACAGACTTCAACCACTACGAGCCGCATGACGTCACCCTAAGGAAAGATGAACTAGCGATAAACGCTATCCTGAACCTAGACGACGCGGGGTTATATAGGGTCATAGAGGAGTATAACATAACAATGTGCGGGCCGGCTCCGACAGCGGCACTCATAAATTACGCGCTCCATTCAAACGCTGCAAAGCCGGTATTGCTGAAGCATGCTACCTCTGGCGATGTCACTGGCGAGAAGGACTGGGTTGTCGGCTACGCTTCGATCAAAGTCCCGCTCTCTAGTTAA